A region of uncultured Carboxylicivirga sp. DNA encodes the following proteins:
- the coaD gene encoding pantetheine-phosphate adenylyltransferase: MKRTAIFPGSFDPFTVGHEDVVRRGLSLFEQVIIAVGYNSNKKDFFPIEDRMQWIRDVFKDDNRVLVEKYEGLTVEFAKERQCTHILRGIRTAADFEYERAIAQVNKAMSGFDSVFLLTTPEHTPVNSSIVRDIIKHGGDAGQFLPKAIQINIKKYL; encoded by the coding sequence ATGAAGAGAACAGCTATATTTCCCGGATCATTTGATCCTTTCACAGTAGGGCACGAAGATGTGGTTCGTAGAGGTCTTAGTTTATTTGAACAAGTTATTATTGCTGTTGGGTACAATTCCAATAAAAAGGATTTCTTCCCAATAGAAGACAGAATGCAATGGATTCGTGATGTATTTAAGGATGATAACAGAGTTCTGGTTGAAAAATATGAGGGATTAACCGTTGAATTTGCCAAAGAACGCCAGTGTACTCATATTTTGAGAGGTATTCGAACGGCTGCCGATTTTGAATATGAACGTGCCATTGCTCAGGTTAATAAGGCTATGAGTGGTTTTGATTCAGTGTTTCTTCTTACCACTCCAGAACATACACCTGTAAACAGTTCTATTGTTCGCGATATAATTAAACATGGAGGCGATGCAGGTCAGTTTTTGCCAAAAGCTATTCAAATAAATATTAAAAAATACCTGTAA
- a CDS encoding bifunctional class I SAM-dependent methyltransferase/glycosyltransferase family 2 protein, with the protein MRANPERIKYFESRADNWVKYRKRRSYYWDSITRYCNYFIHEDSTVLEVGCGSGELLAAINGKEKVGIDFCEPILDQAKEQFPDIRFELMEAENINLDQKFDVIILSNLIGVLDDIEHVFNQLKNVCHEKTRIIVTYYNRFWEPIIRLAEFLGLKKHTPEQNWLSNGDIVNLLYLSDFDAYKNNRSMFLPYRIPLLSTFFNRILSRLPLLQNLGLNQFVFARPIPKRLTNEEMEKEYSVSVVVPARNESGNIEDAITRTPLMGKFTEFIFVEGNSTDDTWETIQRVAEKYKDTHRIKIMQQEGKGKGDAVRKGYAAAEGDILMILDADLTMPPEDLPKFYKAITKGKGEFINGVRLVYPMEKNAMRTLNTIGNHFFSRFFTWILERPIKDTLCGTKVMFRSDYIRLAKNRKFFGDFDPYGDFDLLFGAYKLNLKIVDLPIRYRERTYGDTNISRFSGGWLLLRMSAFAAVKIKFW; encoded by the coding sequence ATGAGAGCAAATCCTGAGCGTATTAAATATTTTGAATCTAGAGCAGATAATTGGGTTAAGTATCGTAAAAGAAGATCATATTATTGGGATTCAATAACCAGATATTGTAATTATTTTATCCACGAAGATAGTACAGTGCTCGAAGTTGGTTGTGGTTCCGGAGAACTCCTGGCTGCTATTAACGGTAAAGAAAAAGTGGGGATAGACTTTTGTGAACCTATTCTTGATCAGGCAAAAGAGCAATTTCCAGATATCAGATTTGAATTGATGGAAGCTGAGAATATTAATCTGGATCAGAAGTTTGACGTTATTATCCTCTCCAATTTAATAGGTGTCTTAGATGATATTGAACATGTTTTCAATCAGTTAAAAAATGTTTGTCACGAGAAAACCAGAATTATTGTAACCTACTATAATCGATTTTGGGAACCTATTATTAGACTGGCTGAATTTCTTGGGCTAAAAAAACATACGCCGGAACAGAACTGGCTTTCAAATGGAGATATAGTAAATTTGTTGTATTTGTCAGATTTCGATGCTTATAAGAATAATCGGAGCATGTTTCTGCCATATCGAATTCCTCTTTTGTCAACATTCTTCAACCGGATATTGTCACGATTACCCTTATTGCAGAATCTGGGACTGAATCAGTTTGTTTTTGCCCGTCCAATTCCTAAAAGACTCACGAATGAGGAGATGGAAAAAGAGTATTCTGTTTCGGTTGTTGTTCCGGCTCGAAACGAAAGTGGAAATATTGAGGATGCCATAACCCGTACTCCATTGATGGGTAAATTTACAGAGTTCATATTTGTTGAAGGTAATTCGACTGATGACACCTGGGAAACCATTCAGAGAGTTGCTGAAAAATATAAGGATACCCATCGCATTAAAATAATGCAGCAGGAAGGAAAAGGAAAAGGTGATGCTGTTAGAAAAGGCTATGCTGCTGCCGAAGGTGATATACTCATGATTCTGGATGCAGATTTAACTATGCCACCTGAAGATTTACCTAAATTCTACAAGGCGATAACCAAAGGGAAGGGCGAGTTTATTAATGGAGTTCGATTGGTTTATCCCATGGAGAAAAATGCTATGCGGACGCTCAATACAATCGGGAATCATTTTTTTAGTCGTTTTTTCACCTGGATATTAGAACGTCCTATCAAAGATACACTCTGTGGAACTAAAGTAATGTTCCGTAGCGATTATATCAGACTTGCCAAAAACAGAAAGTTTTTTGGTGATTTCGATCCATATGGTGATTTTGATTTATTATTTGGAGCTTATAAGCTAAATCTTAAAATTGTTGATTTGCCAATTCGTTACCGAGAAAGAACTTATGGGGATACTAACATTTCAAGATTTAGTGGAGGTTGGTTGTTATTAAGGATGTCGGCCTTTGCAGCTGTAAAGATTAAATTTTGGTAG
- a CDS encoding glycosyltransferase family 39 protein has protein sequence MKKKKESDLDFMDKFENICKSRSSVILTVILAVFSLMSFLLFSLRVSIGGDDSTYIIRAVNFLNEGSYPSFQGPVYPLFLSIFISVFGVKLGLLKLTSFALMLTSMFGFYKVFKERIPYWLIFSTMLLLSASSYFIFFTSQTYSEALFMALQIPVFILLFKDAESKEEFNWRRLVIIAGLIVISYLTRTVAIGTLIAVLAFYLINKNYKKAGAVLAGTVVLFFVFLLLKSLIWSNGMFDGGQASTLIYKHPYDKSQGMETFGGYLMRFVDNSNLYLGKQLLKMTGLKEATSISYNVLITILLYVLFIFGFIKSFKENKYLQFTGIYVAVMLGITFVVLQKLWDQYRLIVPFFPFMLIMIFYSMNKIRQVFKLKLIGYAFIALFAYSTLSSFVISFDNIDLMTLRRNIKGEKLLGYTDDWVNYLSMTEYVDDRLPKNAYVAVRKPNMASLYANGRKFYGIYRFDTQDPDKLLKMLKDKNVTHIVMASLRKNPTVYNKQTINTIQRYMYYIVQKYPDVFEVIHRIGEQEPAYLFEIHYDRLRINPELETKTNQ, from the coding sequence ATGAAGAAGAAGAAAGAGTCAGATTTGGATTTTATGGATAAGTTTGAAAACATCTGTAAAAGCCGGTCATCAGTAATTTTAACTGTTATTTTAGCTGTTTTCTCGCTAATGTCATTCCTGTTATTTAGCCTGCGAGTGAGCATTGGTGGAGATGATAGTACTTACATTATCCGGGCTGTAAATTTTTTAAATGAAGGATCCTATCCTTCGTTTCAAGGTCCGGTATATCCCCTGTTTTTATCAATATTCATTAGTGTTTTTGGTGTTAAACTTGGACTACTAAAGTTGACGTCTTTTGCCTTAATGTTAACTTCGATGTTTGGATTTTATAAAGTGTTCAAAGAAAGAATACCGTACTGGTTGATATTTTCTACAATGTTACTATTGAGTGCCAGCAGTTATTTTATCTTTTTCACAAGTCAGACTTATAGTGAAGCTTTGTTTATGGCTTTACAGATACCTGTATTTATTTTATTGTTTAAAGATGCAGAATCAAAGGAAGAATTTAACTGGAGACGTTTAGTGATAATTGCCGGATTAATTGTTATCAGTTACCTTACACGTACTGTAGCTATTGGCACCTTAATAGCAGTTTTAGCTTTCTATTTAATCAATAAAAACTATAAAAAAGCTGGAGCTGTTTTAGCAGGAACTGTTGTACTCTTCTTTGTGTTTTTATTACTAAAAAGTTTGATTTGGAGTAATGGAATGTTTGATGGTGGTCAGGCTTCTACCTTAATCTACAAGCATCCTTACGACAAATCTCAGGGAATGGAAACATTTGGAGGTTATCTGATGCGTTTTGTTGATAATTCAAACTTATATCTGGGTAAGCAATTACTCAAGATGACAGGACTTAAAGAAGCTACATCAATATCGTACAATGTATTGATAACTATACTGTTGTATGTGCTTTTTATTTTTGGTTTTATCAAATCTTTTAAAGAGAATAAATACCTGCAGTTTACGGGAATTTATGTAGCGGTAATGTTAGGAATAACATTTGTTGTGCTGCAGAAATTATGGGATCAGTATCGTTTAATTGTGCCGTTCTTTCCATTCATGTTAATCATGATTTTTTATTCGATGAATAAAATAAGACAGGTTTTTAAACTGAAACTAATTGGTTATGCTTTTATAGCATTGTTTGCATATTCTACTCTTTCATCCTTTGTAATTTCATTCGACAACATTGATTTGATGACCTTGCGTCGAAATATAAAAGGTGAAAAGCTTTTAGGTTATACCGATGACTGGGTGAATTATTTATCTATGACTGAATATGTGGATGATCGTTTGCCTAAAAATGCGTATGTGGCAGTTCGTAAGCCCAATATGGCTAGTTTGTATGCAAACGGACGTAAATTTTATGGAATCTATCGATTTGACACACAGGATCCGGATAAATTACTAAAGATGCTGAAGGATAAGAATGTGACACATATTGTCATGGCAAGCTTAAGAAAGAATCCAACGGTTTATAACAAACAAACCATAAATACCATTCAGAGATATATGTATTACATTGTTCAGAAATATCCTGATGTTTTTGAGGTTATTCATCGTATAGGAGAGCAGGAGCCTGCATATCTGTTTGAGATTCATTACGACAGGTTAAGAATAAACCCTGAGTTGGAAACCAAAACAAATCAATAA